Proteins co-encoded in one Synechococcus elongatus PCC 6301 genomic window:
- a CDS encoding Ppx/GppA phosphatase family protein, protein MSTEIAPHARPALPSELGPEPILAAIDVGTNSIHMVVVQIRPDLPAFDIVGTEKATVRLGDRDPATGELTEAAMERALQALQRCRAIAAARGATQIVAVATSAVREAPNGRQFLERVIHEVGLEVDLISGPEEARRIYLGVLSGMDFQQRHHAIIDIGGGSTELILGAGQEPLCLTSTKVGAVRLTQEFIHTDPISPSEYTVLQAYVRGMVERAVDEVKAALPPNTPLRLIGTSGTIQALAALHAHQSQGSLPTTFNGYSLALGDLQQLVQQLRRMPFAERQTLPELSERRAEIIVAGAIVLQETMQLLGCDRVTICERALREGLIVDWMLSHGLIEDKLRYQGSVRQRSVYNQARKFRVDVSHGEQVAQLALSLFDQLRGQLHQWGESERELLWAAAILHNCGHHIDHSSHHKHSYYLIRHGGLLGYNETEIELIANLARYHRKSLPKKKHENFRTLPTKEQRRLVEQLSAILRAAVALDRRQVGAIASLHCRYLAPQRQLLLQLHPARTSEDCALELWSFDYNRHALEAAFAINVAAELVPQPLSAV, encoded by the coding sequence ATGAGCACCGAGATTGCGCCCCACGCCCGTCCAGCACTCCCCAGTGAGCTCGGGCCAGAACCGATTTTGGCAGCAATCGATGTGGGCACAAACTCCATTCACATGGTGGTGGTCCAGATTCGTCCCGACCTGCCGGCCTTCGATATCGTCGGCACCGAGAAAGCCACCGTCCGACTGGGCGATCGCGATCCTGCCACGGGTGAGTTGACCGAGGCGGCGATGGAACGGGCACTCCAAGCGCTGCAACGCTGTCGAGCGATCGCGGCGGCTCGGGGGGCCACGCAAATTGTGGCTGTCGCCACCAGTGCTGTGCGAGAGGCTCCCAATGGTCGCCAATTTCTCGAGCGGGTCATCCATGAAGTCGGTTTAGAAGTCGATCTGATCTCGGGGCCAGAGGAAGCACGACGCATCTACCTTGGGGTGCTGTCCGGCATGGATTTTCAGCAGCGACACCACGCCATCATTGATATTGGCGGTGGATCGACCGAGCTGATTCTGGGAGCGGGGCAAGAGCCGCTCTGCCTGACCAGCACGAAGGTTGGCGCCGTCCGTCTCACCCAAGAATTCATTCACACCGACCCAATTAGCCCCAGCGAGTACACCGTGCTGCAAGCCTACGTGCGCGGCATGGTCGAACGGGCGGTCGATGAAGTCAAAGCCGCTCTACCACCCAACACGCCCCTACGACTGATCGGCACTTCCGGCACCATTCAAGCCCTCGCCGCCCTCCATGCCCACCAAAGCCAAGGCAGCTTGCCGACCACCTTCAATGGCTACAGCTTAGCTCTTGGCGATCTGCAGCAGTTGGTGCAGCAGTTGCGGCGTATGCCCTTTGCCGAACGTCAGACTTTGCCCGAGCTGTCGGAACGACGAGCTGAGATTATCGTTGCAGGGGCGATCGTGCTGCAGGAAACCATGCAGCTGTTGGGTTGCGATCGCGTCACCATCTGCGAACGGGCCTTGCGCGAGGGGCTGATCGTCGACTGGATGCTCAGCCACGGACTGATCGAAGACAAGCTGCGCTATCAGGGATCGGTGCGGCAGCGCAGTGTCTACAACCAAGCGCGCAAATTTCGGGTAGATGTCAGTCACGGCGAGCAAGTGGCGCAATTAGCCCTCAGCCTGTTTGACCAACTGCGCGGACAACTACACCAATGGGGCGAGAGCGAACGGGAACTCCTTTGGGCAGCCGCCATCCTGCACAATTGCGGCCATCACATCGACCACTCCTCCCATCACAAGCATTCCTATTACCTGATCCGCCACGGGGGTCTGCTGGGCTACAACGAGACGGAGATTGAACTGATTGCTAATCTGGCTCGCTATCACCGCAAGAGCCTGCCCAAGAAAAAGCACGAAAACTTCCGCACCCTGCCCACCAAGGAGCAACGGCGCTTGGTAGAACAACTCAGCGCGATTCTGCGGGCGGCAGTTGCCCTCGATCGCCGGCAGGTAGGAGCGATCGCGAGTCTTCATTGCCGCTACCTTGCTCCGCAACGGCAGCTTCTTCTTCAACTGCATCCGGCTCGAACCAGTGAGGACTGCGCCCTCGAACTCTGGAGTTTTGACTACAACCGCCATGCTTTAGAAGCCGCGTTTGCAATCAATGTCGCCGCAGAACTGGTGCCGCAGCCGCTCAGCGCAGTCTAG
- a CDS encoding nucleotidyltransferase family protein has protein sequence MKAMILAAGKGTRVRPITYTIPKPMIPILQKPVMEFLLELLKEHGFKEVMVNVSHLAQEIESYFRDGQRFGVEVAYSFEGRIEDGQLIGEALGSAGGMKRIQDFSPFFDDTFVVLCGDALIDLDLTEAVRWHKEKGALATIVMKTVPREEVSSYGVVVTDSDGRIQAFQEKPSVEEALSTTINTGIYIFEPEILNYIPSGQEYDIGGDLFPKLVETGAPFYGISMDFQWIDIGKVPDYWQAIRSVLNGEVRNVAIPGKQVRPGVYTGLNVAIDWDSVAIEGPVYIGGMTRIDEGVRIVGPAMIGPNCHICKGATIENSVIFEYSRLGSGVRLVDKLVFGRYCVDRNGNAIDVQAAALDWLITDARRAEPVQPSAEHQAIADLLGSNVLP, from the coding sequence ATGAAAGCAATGATTTTGGCCGCCGGTAAGGGAACCCGAGTTCGGCCGATTACCTACACCATTCCTAAGCCGATGATTCCTATCCTGCAGAAGCCAGTGATGGAGTTTCTGCTGGAGCTCTTAAAGGAGCATGGCTTCAAGGAAGTCATGGTCAATGTCAGCCATTTAGCCCAAGAAATTGAAAGCTATTTCCGAGATGGGCAGCGCTTTGGCGTCGAGGTTGCCTATTCTTTTGAAGGCCGAATTGAAGATGGTCAGCTGATTGGAGAAGCCCTCGGCTCTGCGGGCGGGATGAAGCGAATTCAGGATTTCTCGCCTTTCTTTGATGATACGTTTGTCGTCCTTTGTGGTGATGCCCTGATTGACTTAGACCTGACAGAAGCTGTGCGCTGGCACAAGGAAAAGGGTGCTCTTGCCACGATCGTGATGAAGACGGTTCCCCGTGAAGAAGTGTCGAGTTATGGGGTTGTGGTTACCGATAGCGATGGTCGGATCCAAGCCTTTCAAGAAAAACCCAGTGTTGAGGAAGCGCTGAGCACGACGATCAATACCGGGATCTACATCTTTGAGCCCGAGATCCTCAACTACATTCCTTCGGGACAGGAATACGACATCGGTGGTGATCTCTTCCCGAAACTGGTAGAGACTGGTGCTCCGTTCTATGGCATCTCCATGGACTTCCAGTGGATCGATATCGGTAAGGTGCCGGACTACTGGCAGGCAATCCGCAGTGTTTTGAATGGAGAAGTGCGAAACGTCGCTATCCCTGGCAAGCAGGTCAGACCTGGGGTCTATACCGGTCTCAATGTGGCGATCGACTGGGATTCGGTCGCAATCGAAGGCCCCGTCTACATCGGTGGTATGACGCGCATTGATGAAGGTGTGCGAATTGTGGGGCCGGCAATGATTGGGCCGAATTGCCACATCTGCAAGGGTGCCACGATCGAAAACAGCGTGATTTTCGAATATTCGCGCCTGGGTTCCGGCGTCCGTCTTGTCGACAAACTGGTGTTCGGTCGCTACTGCGTCGACCGCAACGGCAACGCAATTGATGTGCAAGCCGCCGCTTTGGACTGGTTGATCACCGATGCCCGCCGTGCTGAACCGGTGCAACCTTCAGCCGAGCACCAGGCGATCGCTGACCTCTTGGGCAGTAATGTCTTGCCCTAG
- a CDS encoding M20 family metallopeptidase, whose translation MLDRIREVATRLEPRLLEIRRHLHAHPELSGHEHQTAAYVAGVLSSCGLQVREGVGRTGVVGDLPGTGRDRRCLALRTDMDALPIEEQTGLPFASRQQGIMHACGHDLHTTLGLGAAMVLSELGEPLPGDVRWLFQPAEEIAQGARWMVAAEALEGVDAILGVHVFPSIPAGVVGIRYGALTAAADDLEIVIQGESGHGARPHEAKDAIWIAAQIITMLQQAISRTQNPLRPVVLTIGQIQGGRAANVIADRVRLLGTVRSLHPETHAGLPDWIESIIASICKTYDAHYEFHYRRGVPSVQNDETLTRLVEAAAIEAWGQTAVERIEEPSLGAEDFSVYLEKIPGMMFRLGVGYPDRQNPPLHHPQFEIDERALIVGVITLAYSIWRYWQPAVKG comes from the coding sequence GTGCTTGATCGAATTCGTGAGGTTGCGACGCGCCTTGAACCGCGTCTTCTAGAAATTCGCCGCCATCTCCATGCCCATCCAGAGCTCAGCGGCCACGAACACCAAACCGCGGCCTACGTTGCCGGTGTGCTGTCCTCCTGTGGGCTACAAGTCCGGGAGGGCGTAGGCCGTACGGGCGTCGTGGGGGATCTGCCAGGAACGGGGCGCGATCGCCGTTGCCTAGCGCTGCGAACCGATATGGATGCCCTGCCGATCGAGGAGCAGACTGGCTTGCCCTTTGCCTCTCGCCAGCAGGGGATCATGCATGCCTGTGGCCATGATCTGCACACCACCTTGGGCCTTGGGGCTGCCATGGTCTTAAGTGAACTCGGTGAACCGCTGCCAGGAGACGTGCGCTGGCTATTCCAGCCTGCTGAAGAAATTGCCCAAGGGGCACGCTGGATGGTGGCGGCTGAGGCCCTAGAAGGGGTGGATGCAATCTTAGGAGTCCACGTTTTTCCTTCGATTCCGGCAGGGGTTGTGGGCATTCGCTACGGCGCTCTAACGGCTGCCGCCGATGACCTTGAGATTGTGATTCAAGGGGAATCGGGGCATGGTGCTCGTCCCCACGAGGCGAAGGACGCGATTTGGATTGCGGCCCAGATCATCACAATGCTGCAGCAAGCGATCAGCCGCACTCAAAATCCGCTGCGGCCGGTGGTTTTAACTATCGGCCAAATTCAAGGGGGGCGAGCTGCTAATGTGATCGCCGATCGTGTGCGCTTGTTGGGCACGGTGCGATCGCTCCATCCCGAAACTCACGCGGGCTTACCTGACTGGATTGAAAGCATTATTGCCAGTATTTGTAAGACCTATGATGCTCATTACGAGTTTCACTATCGACGCGGGGTTCCCTCGGTTCAAAATGACGAGACCCTAACTCGTTTGGTCGAAGCTGCTGCGATCGAAGCTTGGGGACAGACGGCAGTGGAACGCATCGAGGAGCCCTCGCTTGGGGCGGAAGATTTCTCCGTGTACCTAGAAAAAATCCCCGGCATGATGTTCCGGTTGGGGGTGGGCTATCCTGACCGCCAGAATCCGCCACTTCACCATCCGCAATTCGAGATTGATGAACGGGCTCTAATCGTGGGTGTGATCACCCTTGCTTACAGTATTTGGCGCTATTGGCAGCCTGCTGTAAAGGGATAA
- a CDS encoding tetratricopeptide repeat protein: MLRSWIVWVLVICIGFGGPAQAATLDELYQSALEASYRGEFGRAEQLWSEAIALAPDNAALWSNRGNVRVSQNHLEEAIADYNESVRLAPNAPDPYLNRGTAWEGLQEWDKAIADYQQALQFSPGDAAAHNNLGNVRLSLGEYEQALSEFETASRLAPGFAFAGANVALTLFQLDRTSDAIQRMRSLVRKYPNFADMRAALTAVLWQQGQRGEAESNWVAVMGLDTRYRDLDWVRQIRRWPPAAVTALEQFLALQ; encoded by the coding sequence ATGCTGCGTTCCTGGATAGTTTGGGTTCTAGTAATCTGCATCGGATTCGGCGGGCCTGCACAAGCCGCAACCCTCGATGAGCTTTACCAATCCGCTCTAGAAGCAAGCTATCGCGGTGAGTTTGGGCGAGCAGAACAGCTCTGGAGTGAGGCGATCGCCCTAGCTCCTGACAATGCGGCACTCTGGAGTAATCGCGGCAATGTTCGCGTCAGCCAAAACCATCTCGAAGAGGCGATCGCGGACTACAACGAATCTGTGCGGCTAGCTCCTAATGCCCCCGACCCCTACCTGAATCGGGGCACGGCTTGGGAAGGGCTGCAGGAATGGGACAAGGCGATCGCCGACTATCAGCAGGCTCTGCAGTTCTCTCCTGGGGATGCTGCCGCCCACAACAATTTGGGTAATGTGCGCCTGAGCTTGGGCGAGTACGAACAAGCCCTGAGCGAGTTTGAGACGGCCAGTCGGTTGGCTCCGGGCTTTGCCTTTGCGGGCGCCAATGTTGCTTTGACCCTGTTCCAACTCGATCGCACTTCCGACGCCATTCAGCGGATGCGATCGCTGGTGCGCAAGTATCCCAACTTTGCTGACATGCGGGCGGCGCTCACGGCGGTGTTGTGGCAACAGGGACAACGGGGCGAAGCTGAAAGTAACTGGGTCGCCGTCATGGGGCTGGATACCCGCTATCGCGATCTGGACTGGGTACGTCAAATTCGCCGCTGGCCACCAGCTGCAGTCACAGCCCTCGAGCAATTCTTGGCCTTGCAGTAG
- a CDS encoding LapA family protein: MRQVNFVVIFVISLALVLFSLENTETATIHVLGSTELTAPLAVELIVAMGIGAVFAWIFSVWSGVQKLVALKAEQEQMEAQQVRIQELEEDLTRYKTELEVQQKLLPSAAIGTSEDA, translated from the coding sequence ATGCGCCAAGTTAATTTTGTTGTGATCTTCGTGATCAGTCTCGCTCTTGTGCTCTTTAGCCTCGAGAATACCGAGACTGCCACCATCCATGTCTTGGGTAGCACGGAACTCACAGCTCCTCTCGCCGTAGAGCTGATCGTGGCTATGGGGATTGGCGCGGTCTTTGCCTGGATCTTCAGTGTTTGGTCGGGGGTTCAAAAACTGGTGGCCCTGAAAGCAGAGCAAGAGCAGATGGAAGCTCAGCAGGTGCGGATTCAGGAATTGGAAGAGGACCTGACCCGCTACAAAACGGAGCTAGAGGTGCAGCAAAAGCTGCTGCCTTCTGCGGCGATCGGAACCTCTGAAGACGCCTAA
- the ndhD1 gene encoding photosynthetic/respiratory NAD(P)H-quinone oxidoreductase subunit D1, with product MEIGTFPWLTTIILLPIVAALFIPLLPDRDGKGTTIRWYSLIVGLVDFILLVVAFWTSYDFSNPDLQLVESYAWVPQIGLNWSVGADGLSMPLILLTGFISTLAMLAAWPVTFKTRFFYFLMLAMYGGQILVFAVQDLLVFFFAWELELIPVYLLLAIWGGKRRQYAATKFILYTAGSSLFILVASLAMAFSGDVISFDFQTLAAKEYAIGFQLLLYAGFLIAYGVKLPIVPLHTWLPDAHGEATAPVHMLLAGILLKMGGYALFRMNAGMLPEAHARFAPILVLLGVVNILYAALTSFAQRNLKRKIAYSSISHMGFVLIGLGSFTQLGLSGSMLQMVSHGLIGASLFFLVGATYDRTHTLMLDEMGGVGQKMRKMFAMWTTCAMASLALPGMSGFVAELMVFVGFATSDAYGLPFKVVVISLAAIGVILTPIYLLSMLREIFFGPENKTLTEHETLVDAEPREVYIIACLLVPIIGIGLYPKLTTQVYDATLVQLTERLRSAVPVIAQQAEASRDRLSHFPGQAHRQAPPLG from the coding sequence ATGGAGATCGGGACGTTTCCCTGGCTCACCACAATCATTCTGTTGCCGATTGTGGCAGCGCTGTTCATTCCCCTCCTGCCCGATCGCGATGGTAAGGGGACAACAATTCGCTGGTACTCCCTGATCGTCGGGCTGGTCGACTTTATTTTGCTGGTCGTCGCTTTTTGGACGAGCTACGACTTCAGCAATCCCGACCTGCAACTGGTCGAAAGCTATGCCTGGGTGCCGCAGATTGGCCTCAACTGGTCAGTGGGTGCCGATGGCCTGTCGATGCCATTGATTCTGTTGACCGGCTTCATCAGCACGCTGGCAATGCTGGCGGCTTGGCCCGTCACCTTCAAGACGCGCTTTTTCTACTTCCTAATGCTGGCCATGTACGGCGGCCAGATTCTTGTTTTTGCCGTGCAAGATTTGCTTGTCTTCTTCTTTGCCTGGGAACTCGAGCTGATTCCGGTCTACCTGTTGCTGGCAATCTGGGGCGGCAAACGCCGTCAGTATGCGGCGACTAAGTTCATCCTCTACACCGCCGGCAGCTCGCTATTCATCTTGGTCGCATCACTGGCCATGGCCTTTAGTGGCGATGTCATTTCCTTTGACTTCCAAACCTTGGCAGCGAAGGAATACGCGATCGGCTTCCAACTGCTCCTCTATGCCGGCTTTTTGATTGCCTACGGTGTCAAGCTGCCGATCGTGCCCCTGCACACCTGGCTACCGGATGCTCATGGTGAAGCAACCGCCCCAGTCCACATGCTGTTGGCTGGCATCCTGCTCAAGATGGGTGGCTATGCCCTGTTCCGCATGAATGCGGGGATGTTGCCGGAGGCTCACGCCCGCTTTGCGCCCATCCTCGTTTTGTTGGGGGTGGTCAACATTCTCTACGCAGCGCTGACCTCCTTTGCCCAGCGGAACCTCAAGCGAAAAATCGCCTATTCCTCGATCTCGCATATGGGCTTTGTGCTAATCGGTCTGGGCTCATTCACGCAGCTTGGATTAAGCGGATCAATGCTGCAGATGGTTTCCCACGGCCTGATTGGGGCTAGCCTTTTCTTCCTTGTTGGCGCGACTTACGATCGCACCCACACTCTGATGCTGGATGAGATGGGCGGCGTCGGCCAGAAAATGCGCAAGATGTTCGCCATGTGGACGACCTGCGCCATGGCTTCCCTCGCCCTGCCCGGGATGAGTGGCTTTGTCGCTGAGCTGATGGTCTTCGTTGGCTTCGCCACCAGCGATGCCTACGGCCTCCCCTTCAAAGTCGTGGTGATCTCTCTCGCTGCGATCGGGGTGATTTTGACACCGATCTATCTGCTCTCGATGCTGCGGGAAATTTTCTTCGGCCCCGAGAACAAGACCCTGACGGAGCACGAGACCCTCGTGGATGCCGAGCCACGTGAGGTCTACATCATCGCCTGCTTGCTGGTGCCGATTATTGGCATTGGACTCTATCCCAAGTTGACCACCCAGGTCTACGACGCCACATTGGTGCAGCTAACCGAGCGTCTGCGATCGGCGGTGCCGGTGATTGCTCAGCAGGCTGAGGCCAGTCGTGATCGCCTTTCTCATTTCCCTGGCCAAGCCCATCGTCAGGCGCCGCCGTTGGGGTAA
- a CDS encoding TIGR03279 family radical SAM protein: MSRSTLQPARISRVLPDSIAAEIGFEPGDAIISINGQQPRDLIDYQFLCSDEFLELEVLDAAGRSHQIEIEKDTDEGLGLEFETALFDGLIQCNNRCPFCFIDQQPPGKRESLYYKDDDYRLSFLYGSYLTLTNLSEAEWRRIAQLRLSPLYVSVHATEPDLRRRLLKNERAGLIGEQLHWFRQQQLQIHAQVVVCPDLNDGAQLQRTLMDLAEFHRGDPATVASVAVVPVGLTRFRPTEDELRPVQPADAAATIALVEALQTQFQTELGSRFAWLADEWYLIAGQPLPSASWYEQYPQLENGVGSIRAFISEFERQAATLPSQIEPARRLTWVVGNVVGQAFQPLQARLNAVQGLKVDLVGLASRYWGQTLTVTGLLTGQDLIEVLSDRDLGDGLLLPSLILLHGYRCFLDDLTVAEVEKALHTPIFVAEGITGLLTECLRSPLAATVQDH; this comes from the coding sequence ATGAGCCGTTCGACCCTTCAACCCGCCCGCATTAGCCGAGTCTTACCAGATTCCATTGCGGCAGAGATCGGGTTTGAGCCCGGCGACGCAATTATTTCAATCAATGGCCAGCAACCCCGCGATCTGATCGATTATCAATTCCTCTGCAGTGATGAATTTTTAGAGCTGGAGGTCTTGGATGCAGCCGGGCGATCGCACCAAATCGAAATTGAAAAAGACACCGATGAAGGGCTTGGGCTGGAATTTGAGACCGCGCTCTTTGACGGTTTGATTCAGTGCAACAACCGCTGCCCCTTTTGCTTTATCGATCAACAGCCACCGGGCAAACGCGAGAGCCTGTACTACAAAGATGATGATTATCGCCTCAGTTTTCTCTATGGCTCCTACCTCACCCTCACCAACCTCAGCGAAGCGGAATGGCGACGGATTGCCCAACTGAGGCTCTCGCCCCTCTACGTTTCAGTACATGCCACTGAGCCCGATCTGCGGCGGCGTCTTCTCAAAAATGAACGGGCCGGATTGATTGGAGAACAACTGCACTGGTTTCGCCAGCAGCAGCTGCAAATTCATGCCCAAGTGGTGGTCTGTCCCGACCTCAATGATGGGGCGCAACTACAGCGTACCTTGATGGATTTGGCTGAATTTCATCGCGGGGATCCGGCAACCGTCGCTTCCGTGGCCGTCGTGCCCGTGGGCCTGACCCGCTTTCGACCGACTGAAGATGAATTGCGTCCTGTCCAGCCTGCTGATGCGGCTGCCACGATCGCCCTGGTCGAAGCCCTGCAAACTCAATTCCAAACAGAACTGGGCAGTCGTTTTGCCTGGTTAGCCGATGAGTGGTATCTGATTGCAGGCCAGCCGCTGCCCTCGGCCAGTTGGTATGAACAATATCCCCAGCTAGAAAATGGCGTCGGTTCTATCCGGGCCTTCATCAGTGAGTTTGAACGCCAAGCAGCAACGCTACCCAGCCAGATCGAGCCAGCGCGCCGTCTTACTTGGGTGGTCGGCAATGTGGTGGGGCAAGCCTTCCAACCGCTACAGGCCCGCCTCAATGCAGTGCAAGGTCTAAAGGTTGATCTGGTGGGGCTCGCCAGTCGCTACTGGGGGCAAACCCTCACGGTCACAGGGCTACTTACTGGCCAGGATTTGATTGAGGTTTTGAGCGATCGCGACTTGGGAGATGGGCTGTTATTGCCTTCCTTAATTTTGCTTCATGGCTATCGCTGCTTCCTCGACGACTTGACGGTGGCAGAGGTTGAAAAGGCGCTGCACACGCCGATCTTTGTTGCTGAAGGAATTACGGGTCTGTTGACAGAATGTCTGCGATCGCCGCTAGCAGCGACGGTGCAAGACCACTAG
- a CDS encoding AbrB family transcriptional regulator, with protein sequence MTSITPLTGKALLTRLKELGNASRSETAKACGYYSITKTGRERINFTAFYEALLASKGVAFDEAAPRKGRHPSYTVRVQSNGNLLIGSAYTKQLNLQVGDEFEIKLGRRQIRLVPVNGGDDDSEE encoded by the coding sequence ATGACATCAATCACGCCACTGACCGGTAAAGCATTGCTAACACGACTGAAAGAACTCGGTAACGCGAGTCGTTCGGAAACAGCCAAGGCCTGCGGCTACTACTCCATCACCAAAACAGGCCGTGAACGCATTAACTTTACAGCGTTCTACGAAGCACTCCTCGCCTCCAAAGGCGTTGCTTTTGATGAAGCAGCACCACGTAAAGGCCGCCACCCCAGCTACACCGTTCGCGTTCAAAGCAACGGTAATCTCTTGATTGGTTCGGCTTATACCAAGCAGCTGAACCTGCAAGTTGGTGATGAGTTTGAAATCAAATTGGGCCGTCGTCAAATCCGTCTTGTCCCTGTCAACGGCGGTGATGACGATTCCGAAGAATAA
- a CDS encoding segregation/condensation protein A: MSSAAQNAIALLIEMAESGEIDPWDVQVVDVFDRFLEQLQQRPSLTPLTDFSRSRYEADLSESGEAFLYASILILLKADALARLEFPPAEVLEEFVESLDDLAAMPQLPAKLEQQLRRRAVALPPQQRRVTLSDLIEQLEQVAQSLADPPARSRRRQPKPAPRRQAIQAITHLAHQENLAETAAALGDFLQRQWSALQPENDWLNFEDLVQLWSQTQAGDHHLDGDRVGAFWALLFLAAQSIVELQQESLYSPLWIRCLTPFGNPIAVPFEPTASASV; this comes from the coding sequence ATGAGTTCAGCGGCACAGAATGCGATCGCCCTGCTAATTGAAATGGCAGAGAGCGGCGAGATCGATCCCTGGGATGTCCAGGTCGTCGACGTTTTCGATCGCTTTTTGGAGCAACTGCAACAGCGTCCCAGTCTGACGCCGCTGACTGATTTCAGCCGGAGTCGCTACGAAGCTGATCTCTCAGAGTCCGGTGAAGCCTTCCTCTACGCCTCGATTTTGATTCTGCTCAAGGCCGATGCCTTGGCTCGTCTGGAGTTTCCGCCAGCGGAAGTTCTGGAAGAGTTTGTCGAGAGTTTGGATGATCTGGCGGCGATGCCTCAATTGCCGGCCAAGTTGGAACAGCAGTTGCGCCGCCGTGCCGTTGCGCTCCCACCACAACAGCGTCGAGTCACCCTCAGTGATCTGATTGAACAGCTCGAACAGGTAGCCCAATCCCTAGCCGATCCGCCGGCCCGATCGCGGCGTCGACAACCCAAACCAGCTCCGAGACGACAGGCTATTCAGGCGATCACCCACCTAGCGCACCAAGAGAACCTGGCGGAGACGGCTGCTGCTCTGGGTGATTTTCTGCAGCGGCAATGGTCAGCCCTGCAACCGGAGAATGACTGGCTCAACTTTGAGGATCTGGTGCAGCTTTGGAGCCAGACTCAAGCAGGCGACCACCATTTAGACGGCGATCGCGTCGGGGCCTTCTGGGCCTTGTTATTTTTGGCAGCCCAGTCGATTGTTGAGCTGCAGCAAGAGAGTTTGTATAGCCCACTGTGGATCCGCTGTCTGACACCCTTTGGCAACCCGATTGCTGTCCCCTTCGAGCCAACAGCCTCAGCCTCGGTCTGA
- a CDS encoding undecaprenyl-diphosphate phosphatase, with amino-acid sequence MLIAVSSADRLDLWQAIVLGFVQGATEFLPISSTAHLKVVPVVLGWGDPGVAFTAVIQLGSIVAVLSYFRQDLTYVLRGLVSAVRRQDFRSEPAQMGLGILFGTIPILIGGLLIKRFIPDYDNSPLRSLAAIAIVSIVMGLLLGIAEQLSKHQRDLSQLRLADGLWMGFAQALALIPGVSRSGSTLTAGLFQGLKRDTAARFSFLLGIPAITIAGLVELKDLLEAGIDGSSLGVLAIGTLSSLIFSWLAIAWLLRFLRTHNTWSFVVYRIIFGGVILTAIATGTLQNI; translated from the coding sequence ATGCTCATTGCTGTCAGTAGTGCCGATCGCCTCGACCTTTGGCAGGCCATTGTCTTGGGATTTGTGCAAGGCGCCACTGAATTCCTTCCGATCAGCAGCACCGCCCATTTGAAAGTGGTGCCGGTGGTTCTCGGCTGGGGCGATCCTGGGGTGGCCTTTACCGCAGTCATTCAACTCGGCAGCATTGTCGCGGTACTGTCCTATTTCCGTCAGGACTTGACCTACGTGTTGCGCGGCTTGGTCAGCGCTGTGCGCCGGCAGGATTTTCGTAGTGAACCAGCTCAGATGGGTCTGGGCATTCTATTTGGCACTATTCCGATCCTGATTGGCGGGCTGCTGATCAAGCGGTTCATTCCCGATTACGACAACTCTCCCTTGCGCAGTTTGGCCGCGATCGCGATCGTCTCAATTGTGATGGGTTTGCTGCTGGGCATTGCAGAACAACTGAGCAAGCATCAGCGCGACCTCAGTCAATTGCGCCTCGCTGATGGCCTCTGGATGGGTTTTGCCCAAGCACTGGCCTTGATTCCCGGCGTTTCGCGATCGGGTTCGACCCTCACTGCCGGACTCTTTCAAGGCTTGAAACGGGATACGGCTGCTCGCTTTTCCTTTCTGCTCGGGATTCCAGCAATCACAATCGCCGGCTTAGTAGAACTCAAAGATTTATTAGAAGCCGGCATCGATGGCTCTTCGCTTGGGGTGCTCGCGATCGGGACCCTGTCTTCCCTGATTTTTTCTTGGTTGGCAATCGCCTGGTTACTGCGTTTTCTCCGCACTCATAACACGTGGAGCTTCGTGGTTTATCGGATCATCTTCGGGGGGGTAATTCTGACGGCAATCGCCACGGGAACTTTACAGAATATTTAA
- a CDS encoding chlororespiratory reduction protein 7 has translation MVKALLYQEDAYVLLEPNCPERFVTPAEMLAYLEELIDRYPDNVPVGTADRGDRRAQAQDLLNTACEFETEPGLVVQWYVVRLEK, from the coding sequence ATGGTCAAGGCCCTGCTCTATCAGGAAGATGCCTACGTGCTGCTGGAGCCCAACTGCCCAGAACGGTTTGTGACGCCGGCAGAAATGTTGGCATACCTCGAGGAATTAATCGATCGCTATCCCGACAACGTGCCCGTGGGAACCGCCGATCGCGGCGATCGCAGGGCTCAAGCACAGGATCTACTCAACACCGCCTGCGAATTCGAAACAGAACCGGGGCTCGTCGTTCAGTGGTATGTGGTGCGTCTCGAAAAATAA